A region from the Triticum aestivum cultivar Chinese Spring chromosome 3D, IWGSC CS RefSeq v2.1, whole genome shotgun sequence genome encodes:
- the LOC123079285 gene encoding lysosomal Pro-X carboxypeptidase — protein sequence MHRPRRLPLLLILLGLLPAVARALLPPPRFPGPHARPRPRAGARDGVGGGYEFETRYFRQRLDHFSFSGEEEFFQQRYLVGRAGAGGWAGPGGPIFFYCGNEGDIAWFAANSGLVWDAAPRFAALVVFAEHRYYGESMPFGSKDKAYNNSRSMAYLTAEQALADYAVLLTDLKRNLSSESSPVVLFGGSYGGMLAAWMRLKYPHIAVGALASSAPILQFEDIVPDTIFYDLVSNDFKRESLSCFQTIKDSWKELDEQGNGQDGLLKLSKTLHLCQTLNTTGALSDWLNSAYSYLAMVDYPMPSEFLMPLPANPIKEVCRNIDKQPEGSSILERIYAGVNIYYNYTGTVDCFDLDDDPHGMGGWDWQACTEMVMPMSSSEGLSMFPPDEFDYALYADDCVKNFGVRPRPRWISTEFGGHNISSVLEKFGSNIIFFNGLLDPWSGGGVLKNISESVVAIVAPLGAHHIDLRPATKEDPDWLVSLRESELEIISGWLSDHYRARGGAIFQRATNKGSAAS from the exons ATGCATCGGCCCCGCCGTCTCCCGCTGCTCCTcatcctcctcggcctcctcccggCCGTCGCGCGGGCCCTGCTCCCGCCGCCCCGCTTCCCGGGCCCCCacgcgcggccgcggccgcgggcgGGGGCGCGAGACGGGGTCGGCGGGGGCTACGAGTTCGAGACCCGCTACTTCCGGCAGCGGCTGGACCACTTCAGCTTCTCGGGCGAGGAGGAGTTCTTCCAGCAGCGGTACCTCGTgggccgcgccggcgccggcgggtggGCGGGCCCCGGCGGGCCCATCTTCTTCTACTGCGGCAATGAGGGCGACATCGCCTGGTTCGCCGCCAACTCTGGCCTCGTCTGGGACGCCGCCCCGCGCTTCGCCGCCCTCGTCGTCTTCGCCGAG CATCGCTACTACGGCGAGTCCATGCCGTTCGGCAGCAAAGACAAGGCCTACAACAATTCCAGGTCCATGGCGTACCTCACGGCCGAGCAAGCGCTGGCCGACTACGCCGTGCTGCTCACTGACCTCAAGAGGAACCTCTCCTCGGAAAGCAGCCCCGTGGTGCTCTTCGGGGGCTCATACGGTGGAA TGCTTGCTGCTTGGATGAGACTCAAGTACCCGCATATTGCTGTCGGGGCTCTCGCGTCGTCGGCTCCGATCCTACAGTTTGAGGACATTGTGCCTGACACCATATTCTACGATCTTGTTTCAAATGATTTTAAG AGGGAGAGTTTAAGCTGTTTCCAAACAATAAAGGACTCATGGAAAGAATTAGATGAGCAGGGGAATGGGCAAGATGGTCTTCTAAAACTAAGCAAAACATTGCACCTTTGCCA GACCCTGAATACCACGGGGGCCCTTTCGGATTGGTTGAACTCGGCATATAGTTATCTGGCCATGGTGGATTACCCAATGCCGTCAGAGTTTCTCATGCCTTTGCCTGCCAACCCAATTAAGGAA GTATGTAGAAATATTGACAAGCAACCAGAGGGGAGCAGTATACTGGAAAGAATTTATGCAGGAGTAAATATATACTACAATTATACTGGTACAGTTGACTGCTTTGATCTAGATGATGATCCTCATGGAATGGGTGGATGGGATTGGCAG GCTTGTACTGAGATGGTAATGCCCATGTCTTCTAGCGAAGGTCTTAGCATGTTTCCACCAGATGAATTCGACTATGCATTGTATGCCGATGACTGTGTCAAAAACTTTGGTGTTAGGCCAAGGCCTCGATGGATCTCTACAGAGTTTGGTGGCCAT AATATTAGTTCTGTTCTGGAGAAATTTGGTAGTAATATCATATTCTTCAATGGACTTCTCGATCCTTGGAGTGGTGGAGG TGTCCTGAAGAACATATCTGAGAGTGTTGTTGCCATTGTGGCTCCACTAG GAGCGCATCACATAGACCTGCGCCCTGCTACCAAGGAGGACCCAGATTGGCTCGTAAGCCTGAGAGAATCAGAACTCGAGATCATATCCGGCTGGCTATCGGATCACTACCGGGCAAGAGGGGGTGCGATCTTTCAGCGCGCAACCAACAAGGGCTCGGCTGCCTCATAA